The genomic interval GGCGGCCTGGTGCGTTTGGCCGAAATCGCCGCGCCGCGCTGGGTGGTGGGTTCCTCGCGCCTGGACCGCTACAACGGCCTGCCGGCGATGAAGCTGGCCGGCATGCCGGCGCCCGGCCGCAGTACCGGCGAAGCCTTGCAGGCGATGGAGGAAATCGCCGCCAAACTGCCGCCGGGCTTCGGCTATGAATGGTCGAGCACCTCGCACGAGGAGCGTGTCTCGGGCACCCAGGCCCCCTTCCTGTTCGCCGTCTCGCTGTTCGTCGTCTTCCTCTGCCTGGCCGCGCTCTACGAGAGTTGGACCATTCCGCTGTCGGTGCTGCTGGTGGTGCCGCTGGGCATTCTCGGGGCACTGGCGGCGGTGCATCTGCGCGGCCTGCCCAACGACGTGTATTTCAAGGTCGGTCTGATCGCCATCATCGGCCTGTCATCGAAGAACGCCATTCTGATCATCGAGTTCGCCCGCGAACTGGAAGAGCAGGGCCGCTCGCTGGTCGACGCGACGCTGGAAGCCTGCCGCCTGCGCTTCCGTCCGATCCTGATGACTTCGATCGCCTTCATCTTCGGCGTCCTGCCGCTGGCCATCAGCAGCGGCGCCGGCGCCAACAGCCGCCACGCCCTGGGTACCGGCGTGATGGGTGGCATGATCGCCGCCACCGTATTGGCCGTGTTGCTGGTGCCGGTGTTCTACGTCGTCATCCGGCGCATCTTTCCTGGTCATGCCCGTCATCACCGCGATGCGGCGGCAGACCAGGCGCAGGAGAATCCGCATGCCTAAACTGATCCGTCGGACCAGCCAACTGGTCCTGCTCATGGCCTTGGCCGGCTGTGCCAGTGGGCCTGATTACCAACGTCCCGCGCTGTCGCTTTTGCTGCCGTCGCAATGGTTTGCCAGCGATGCCGCTGTGGCTGGGGCCGCACCTGAGTCGGTTGCCGCGCTGCCCGACTGGCGCGACTATTTCACCGATACGCGCCTGCAGGCATTGATCGACCAGGCGCTCGAACACAACCGCGATCTGCGGATCGCCACGGCGCGGATTGCCGAGGCGCGCGCCATCCACGGCATCGAGCGTGCCGGGCGCTGGCCGCAGCTCGAAGTGCTCGGCCGGCGCGAAGCGGCGCACGTGCCGGGCGACCTCGGCATGACGGGTCAGCCGCAGTTTTCCCAGCGCTACGACGTGGGCGTCGAACTGCTCAACTACGAGCTGGATTTCTGGGGCCGTGTGCGGCGTCTCGATGAAGCCGCGCTGGCCGGCTACCTGGCCAGCGAAGAAGCGCAGCGCGCCTTTCGTCTGGCGCTGATTGCCGATGTCGCGAATGCCTATTACAGCCAGTGCGAGCTGCGCGAGCGGGCAGTGCTGACGCGTGCGCTGGCCGGAAACCGCAGCGAAGTCGCGCAGCTTTCCGACCAGCGCCGCCAGGCCGGGCTGATGGGCTCGATGGAATATCTGCGCGCTGCCGCGGCCGCCGAAGCCGCGCGCAGCGATCTGGCCGCCATCGAGCAGGCCGGCGCGGCGGCCGATCACTGGCTGCAATTGCTGGTCGGTAAGCCGATCCAGGAGACGGCGGACGCTGCCTCGCCGCTGCCGGCGATTCGGCCACTGGCCGAACAGCAACTGACGCCGCTGGCAGCGGATCTGCCGGCCGACGTGTTGCTGCGGCGTCCCGACGTGCTGGCCGCCGAGCAACGCCTGATCGCCGCGAATGCCAACATCGGTGCCGCGCGTGCGGCCTTCCTGCCGAGTCTGACGCTGACCGGCCTGTTGAGCACGGCCAGCTCCGGGCTCTCGAACCTGTTCGACGCCGGCAGCCGCGCCTGGATCTTCAAGCCGCAACTGCGCCTGCCGCTGTTCAACAGCGGGCGCGATGCGGCCAATGTCGACCTGGCCGAAGCGCGCACGCATGTCGCCGTCGCCGAATACGAAAAGACCATCCAGCAGGCTTTCCGCGAAGTCGCCGACCTGCTGGCCGCCCGCGTCCGGCTGGATGAACAGTTGCAGGCGCAGGAAGCCAATCGGCGTATCCAGCAGGAACGTGTGGAACTGTTCGAGGCACGCTACCGGGCGCAGATTTCCCACTACCTTGAAGTGCTCGACGCCCGCCGCGACCTGCAGCTCGCCGACCAGGCCGCGCTGCAGGCGAAGCGCGCCGTGCTGGCCAATGCCGCGCAGTTGTACAAGGCGCTGGCGGGCAGCGGTGCGGCGGCAGGGCAGACAGATCGGGTGGCGGCGGTAGAATAGGCGCTCTTTCGCAGCAGCGTCCTTGCATGCCGATGTCGATCCCCTCTTCCGCAGAAAATTTCGTCGAACTCCGCGACGTGCATTTCGCCTACGGCGAGCGCCGGATCCTGCGCGGCATCGACCTGAGGATTCCGCGCGGCAAGATCGTCGCCATCCTCGGCGTCAGCGGCAGTGGCAAGACCACGCTGCTGCGCCTGATGGGCGGCCAGTTGCGTCCCGCGCAGGGCAGCGTCAAGGTCGCCGGCAGCGAAGTGCCGCAGCTCGACAACGCCGGGCTTTACGCCCTGCGGCGCGACATGGGCATGATGTTCCAGATGGGCGGCCTCTACAGCGACATGTCGGTGTTCGACAACATCGCCTTCCCGATGCGCGAACTGACCGACCTGTCCGAGGAAATCATCCACGACCTGGTGCTGATGAAGCTGCATGCCGTCGGCCTGCGCGGCGCGGCAGGCATGATGACCGGCGAGCTTTCCGGCGGCATGGCGCGTCGCGTCGCCCTGGCGCGCGCCACCGCGCTCGATCCGCAACTGATCATGTACGACGAACCCTTCGCCGGCCTCGATCCGATCTCGCTCAACGTCATCGCCAACCTGATCCGTACCCTCAACGATGCCCTGGGCGTGACTTCCATTGTCGTCACCTACGACATGTCGGAATCATTGAAGGTCGTCGACTACGCCTACTTCATCCACGACGGCGTGGTGGTGGCCGAAGGCGTGGCCGCCGAAATGTTCGATTCCGACAATCCCTTCGTGCACCAGTTCGTGCACGCCAGGCCCGACGGCCCGGTGGCGTTCCACTATCCCGGCCAGCCCTATGCAGGAGATCTCGGGCTGGCTTGAGTCCGGAGTCCGGCCGGTTCAGGAAGCCGCATCGTCCGCTCCCAGGCTGATGCGCACCAACTGGGGAATGTTGTCGGCGTCGAGTTTTGCCATCATGCGGGCCTTGTGCACTTCCACCGTGCGCACGCTGATGCCGAGCAGTGCGGCGATTTCGCGATTGTGACGGCCGGCGATGACCTGTTCCATGACTTCCTGTTCGCGCGGCGTCAGGTTTTTCAGGCGCCGTGAAAACTGTTCCTGGGTCTGACGGGCTGCGGCGCTGGCGCTTTGCCGGCTGAAACTTTCCTCGATGGCCTGCAGCAGACGCGCTTCATCCAGCGGTTTTTCGAGAAAGTCGACGGCGGCGGCACGAAAGGCCTCGCGTGCCGAGGCCACGTCGCCATGTCCGGTGATGATGATGATGGGCAGCGCGCAGCCGCGCGCCTGCAATTCCCTTTGCAAAGCCAGGCCATCCATGCCCGGCATGCGGATGTCGATGATCAGGCAACCCTGCCAGTCGGCTTGCAGGGCGCCCAGCAGGCTGGCGGCATCGGCGAAGACGGTGGTGCGATAGCCATGCAGACTCAACAGCAGACTGAGCGAATCGCGCACGGCGGCATCGTCATCGACTATGAAAACGGTATTGTTCATGAGATTGTCCCGGCTGAGAGGCTGGGTTGGGGGTTCTTGACTTCAGCGCCTGCCTTGTGAGCGCCGAAGCTGGTCTGCTTCTGGTCATCGGCAGAGTTGCAGCCGGTCAGGGGAAGGACGAGCGCTGCAGCGATCACAGCAATCAGAATTCGGGTCTTGGTTTTCAGTTTCCCAAAAATTGCGCCACACCAGCGCGCTTTGCAGCACGCCGCAGGTCATCGTCCAGGGTCGCCAGGGGAAGATCCTCGCGCATGGCGAGTTCGAGGTACGAGGCGTCGTAGGACGACAGGTTGTAGCGCCGGGCCAGTTGCAGGATGCTCGATAGGGCCTGAACCGAGGTTGCACCGTCGATGCTGATGTCCATGCGGTTCAACATGCCAATGAAGGTCTCGGTGCGGGCTTCGGTCGTCAGTCCTTTCGCCTCGGCGCGTGCGAGGACGTTGGCAACCTCCAGACTCCATACGCCCGGCACCAGAACCCCGGCGCTGGTCATGCTGTCAAGGACACGGGATGCGTATTCCAGATCCACCGTGGCGCCGCCACCGAAATACCAGCGCATGACGACGGAGTTGTCGAGCACGAAGTTCATGCGCGGCCTTCCTCGATCAAGCCCTTGATGTCCACGTCCTTGACCGGATTTTTCGCCATGAAGGCCTTCATTTGCTCAACGGCAGCGGCGGTTTCATGGTGTCTGGCAGTCTTGGCCTGGACCAGATCGGCAATGGCCACGCCCCGGTTCGTGATGGTGTATTGCTTGCCTACTTGCACGCCCCGGAGAAGCTCCGGCAACTTGGTTTTTGCCTCGTAGGCGCCAACTTCGATTTTCATGATGCCCTCGGTCATTGATGATATAAATCAGCACATAGACCAGTGTATAGACTAGTTGCTGACAGGTCAAGACTTTTTGTATCAGGTTCGCGTGACTTGAATTGCCCGTGTGTTCACCGCGCATGCGGGGATGAAGTGGTATTTTGAAATTTCGATAGGTTGTTTTCTGACGGCGCGCTGAAGCCGGGACTCGCCCCGGCGGGCGACCTCCTTTCTTGTCGTGCGACAAGAAAGGAGGCAAAGAAGCGCACCCCACCTCTACGGGTGGCTCCGCCCTTCGGGCTCCTGCCGGTGCGCCGGCCCTGCGGGCTTCCCGAGTTTCGCCGCCGCCGAGCGGCCGGTTTCTAAACTCGCTGCGCTCAGACACACGAAACCGGAAAGCCCCGCTCGACGGCGGCGAAACTCGGCGAGACACAGGGGAAAGGGGGAGTATCTCAACGCGTGGTGGTTGAAAAACCAACCATCAAATCATCGGCTTCGTCATGCCCGTGCAGGCGAAAATCCAGCGGCATGGCCTACCCGACGAAGCGCGCATCGTCGTCATTCCCGCGCAGGCGGGAATCCAGTACGTCCCTGGGTCCCCCGCCTGAGCGGGGACGACGAATGGGTGTATCACACCCGGGCGCATGAAAAAACGGCCGCCCCCGTGAGGGAGCGGCCGTTTTGACTGCTTGCAGTCTAAACAGCGTGTTGCGGCTGATTAGAAGCTGTGGCGGATGCCGATCTGCAGGCCGCTGGGATCGATACCAGGAACAGACCAGTTATTACCGGGCTTGCGAACGGGATTGGTGGCAAAGTTGAAGTTGGCGTTATCCTCGTTGTTGAGACGGGCATAGACCACCTTCAGCATGGTGCGCTTGGACAGGCTGTGCTCGTAGCCGATTTCGAACAGCTTGGCGCCGCTGTCAGCGGCCTTGACGCCATTGTATTTTTCATCAGCAGCCTTGTAGAACTGAGCGATCAGCTTGCCGTTCGGCACGACGTTGTAGGTACCACCGATGCCCCAGACGCTCTGCTTGAAGTCGTAGCCAGCGTTGTCCTTTTCTTTGACTTGATCCCAAACCAGACGAATGCTGGCCACACCGAAGTCGTAGGCGCCGGCGACACGGAGGTTGCGGAGCTTGTCATCCCAGGTGTTCTTCTCTTGCCCAGTGACGTAGGCCAGACCGAGCAGGATCGGGCCGTTGTTGTAGTTCAGGCCCAGATCCCAGGCGCTGGAATTGCGCGGGGAGAGAGCGTTGGCACGCTTGTCTTCGCCGGAAACGTAGGCAGCGGCGGCGCTGAAGCCAGCCATGCTCGGCGTGGTGTACTGGACGGCATTGCCTTGGCGGGTATCAAAGCCGGCGCGGTTGAGCAGCGCCTTGTTGTCGCCGATGCCGGTGGAGCCGGCGTTGACGTCCATAGCCGTGCCTAGGGCGCGGGTCGGGGTGGTCAGGGTGCCGAGCTTGACTTCACCGAAGCCGCCGTTCAGGCCGACGAAGCTGTCGCGCGTGGTGCCGTCGCCGAACAGGCTGTTGCCGCCTTGGTTGCCATCTACATTGAGGCCGGTTTCGAGCTGGAACAGTGCCTTCAGGCCGTTGCCCAGATCTTCCGTGCCCTTGAAGCCGATGTAGGAGCCGTTCGAGGAGACGCGGGTGTAAGAACCGACGTTGAGGGCGCCGCCCGGAAAGCCCGAGGACTTGACCACGTCGAAGGACAGGTCGGCCACACCGTAGACGGTGACGGCGGAGGACTGGGCGAAAGCGCCGGTGGACAGCAGGCCGGTAACGGCCAGAGCGATGAGTTTCTTCTGCATTTGATTCTCCTGTTTAAGAACTTGCTGTAACTCGATGTTGAATTTCGAGATTTTGATTCTGCGTTGCCTCCCTGCGGAGGAAACTGAGATGAATTCTGCCGAACTCACCGGCAGCGGACAAGCAAAAAATCCAGTTTGTGTTGCGTACAAGGGATTTTGTTGTTTTTTTGCAACGGCTGGGTGGGCGAGGCGTCAAAAGACGCGAGAGAGGTGGCCGTGGATTGCCGCGTCGCGGTGTTCTTCGCCGTGATGGGGGTTGGATTGGAGGGCTGTGCTGGAATCCTGCAACTGCGTACAGGATGACGACGGCGGGGATGCGGGGAAACGCCTTATCGGGGCGATGCGTCTGCGGTATCCGGGTGGCAGGCCGCGAGGAATGCCATCATTTCGGTTGCATCACGGTTGAGGTAGAAGCGCACCATTTTTTCGTTGAATTCCTGCGCCCTGGCGGCGGGTACGCTGATCGCGTCGATGCCGTGCGACATGAGTACGCCATTCATCATGAAGCGCGAAGTGCGTTTGTTGCCGTCGAAGAAGAACTGCTGCAGGGCGCCGAACAGGAAGAAGGCGGTGGCCTGCTCGAACGGCGGGCAGGCTTGCAGCGCCGTCGTGCCTTCGTGGAATACCCGGTTCAGTTCGGGTGCGCCCGGCAGCGTGGGCAGGGGGGTATGCCGGCCATGCTCGCCGAGTCCTACATCCGGAGTGTAGTTTTGCTCTTGTCCTTCGCCACGGAATACGCCCCATTCCAGGGCTTCGTTGCGGGCAACGATGCCGTTCAGTTCGGTGAATGTCTGTTTGCGGAGTGAAAATTGGTTGGTCTTGACCATCGCCAGCAACCGCCTGGCGCTTTCCGCCAGGTTGAGGATTTGTTCCTGATCGGAAATCCGGCGGCCGCCAATGGTGATGCCATCGAGCAGTGTCTTGACTTCAGGGAAGGTGACCGGATTGCCTTCGAGTACGCCGGCGTCCCAGACGAACTCCGGCAGCATCCTGTGAAAGCGGAAGCAGACGCGCTCAATCGAGTGCACGGGGAGAGCGGCCGGTAGCGCCAGCCTGTTCCAATGGAATCCAAGCGCATCAAACAGCAACATGTTTACTTCATCCACCATCGGGTCAAATCGTCGAATATCGTCAATGCCTGCTTCAGATTGCCAAGGGAAACGCTGATTAAGTCAAATCCGTTCGGGCTGCGCCCTTCGGCGGTGCTCAGGACAGGCCTGTCGAAGCCCTTGTTCTTACATGGAGTGCCCTTCGACAGGCTCAGGGCGAACGGACCAGTATTTCCCAAGGCGTGGGCGCCCGGCATCGCTATAATGCCAGCTTTGCCGCGCAGGCGGTGTCCAGCCGGTGCAGGACAGTCTGCGATTTTTCGATTCTTTTTCCTGATTAGCAATGAACGTCAGCAGAACTACACATAGGTTCTCGTCATTCCCGCGAAAGCGTACTACTGTCCGGAATAATTTCATGCGAAGAGGCCGTCATCCCCGCGAAAGCGGGGATCCATTGACATACTGGATTCCCGCTTTCGCGGGAATGACGACCAAAGAAAGTCTCCGTGGGATGGCCAAAGGTAGTCCCTGTGGGACGTACATTGCTGACTATTCGTTCTAATGGAAACGCTGATTAAATCAAACCCGTTCGGGCTGAGCCCTTCGGCGGTGCTCAGGACAGGCCTGTCGAAGCCCTTGTTTTTACAGGTGGCGTCCTTCGACAAGCTCAGGGCGAACGGAATAAATCAGTGTTTCCCTAATCAGATTCTTTTTTCTTGTTCCGCATCATGACCGTCGATCCGAAATCCCATCTGGCCGAGTTGCTCGGCGTTGCGCTGGCGAGCGTGGCGCCTGAATTGCGCGAGACGGCGATCCTGCTGGAGCGGCCGAAGCAGGCCAGCCATGGCGATTTCGCCAGCAATCTGGCCTTGCAACTGGCGAAGGCGCTGAAGGCGAATCCGCGCGAGATCGCCCAGCGGCTGGTGCGCGAGTTGCCGGTGTCGCCGTGGGTGGACAAGGTCGAGGTGGCGGGCGCGGGCTTTATCAATTTTCATTTGTCGACGGCGCTGCGCAGCCGCGTGGTGGCCGAGGTGCTGGCGCGGGGGGCGGATTTCGGCCGCTGCCGCATCGGCGGCGGGCGCAAGCTGCAGATCGAGTTCGTTTCCGCCAATCCGACCGGGCCGCTGCACGTCGGCCACGGGCGCGGCGCGGCGCTGGGGGCGAGTCTGGCGAATCTGCTGTCCTTCGCCGGCTGGGCGGTGACGCGCGAGTATTACGTGAATGACGCCGGGCGGCAGATGGACATTCTGGCGGTGTCGACCTGGCTGCGTTATCTGGCCTTGTTCGATGCCGGCTGGAACGAGACGTTTCCGCCGAATGCCTATCAGGGCGATTATGTGGCCGCCATGGCGGCGCAGATCCGCGCGGCGCATGGCGAGCGTTTCGTGCAGCCGGTGGCGGCGGTGCTGGCGGAGGTGCCGGTGCCGAAGGATGAAGTCGGCGACGTGTCGAATCTGGAAGAGCGGCTGGATGCGCTGATTGCTGCCGGCAAGCGGCTGCTCGGCGAGGGCTGGGATTACATCCACCAGTATGCGCTGACCGAGCAACTGGCCGACGGCCGCGCCGATCTGGAAGAATTCGGCGTGCATTTCGACGTCTGGTTTTCCGAGCGCTCGCTCTACGATACCGGGATGGTGGCGCGGGCGGTCGAGCGGCTGGAGGCGAATGGCCACATCTATGTGCAGGATGGCGCGAAGTGGTTCCGCTCGACGCAGTTCGGCGACGAGAAGGATCGCGTGGTGCAGCGCGACAACGGCCTGTATACGTATTTCGCTTCCGACATCGCCTATCACTGCAACAAGCTGGAGCGCGGTTTCGAGAAGATCATCGACCTGTGGGGCGCGGATCATCACGGCTACATTCCGCGCGTGCGCGGCGCGCTGCAGGCGATGGGTTGCGACGGCAGGGAGGGCGGCCCGCTCGACGTGCTGCTGGTGCAGTTCGTCGCGCTGTGGCGCGGCAAGGAGAAGCTGGCGATGTCCACCCGCGCCGGCCAGTACGTGACGCTGCGCGATTTGCGCCAGGAAGTCGGCAACGATGCCTGCCGCTTTTTCTACATGCTGCGCAAGGCCGAGCAGGCGCTGGATTTCGATCTGGAACTGGCGAAGTCGCAGAGCAACGACAACCCGGTGTATTACGTGCAGTACGCCCATGCGCGGGTGTGTTCGGTGCTGAACCAGTGGGGTGGCGATGCGGCTGAACTGGCCGGCCTGGCCGGGACCGATCTCGCGCCGCTGGCCGGCGAGCGCGAGCTGGCGCTGTGCGCGCGGCTGGCGACCTTCCCGGAAATCGTCGAGGATGCGGCCGTCAATTACGCGCCGCAGGTGATCGCTTTCTATCTGAAGGATCTGGCCGGCGATTTCCACAGTTATTACAATGCCGAGCGCATCCTGGTCGAGGATGCGGCGCTGCGCGCTGCGCGTCTGGCGCTGGCCGCCGCCGTGCGCCAGGTGCTGAGAAACGGCCTGGGCATCCTTGGTGTTTCGACTCCGGAGAGCATGTGACATGACCCGCAAAATTTCTTCATCTTCGCGCCGGCCGGCGCAGCGGCAGCATCGCGGCGGCACGCTGATCGGCCTGTTCGTTGGCCTGGTGATCGGTCTGCTCTGCGCCTTCGGCGTCGCCTGGTATCTGCAGAAATCGCCGCTGCCCTTCCAGGACAACGGCATGCAGGAGCGCGTTGACGTGACGCAGCCGCCGGGCGCGCCGCTGCAACTGCCGGGCCGGCCCGGACAGAAGCCGGTGAATGGCGGCAAGAACAGCGCAGAAGGGCAGCGCTTCGAGTTTTACAAGATCCTGCCCAGCGGACAGATGACCCCGTCGCCGGCTGGCGAGGCCGGTGCCGGCGCGCCGTCCGCGCCAGCGCCGGACGGTTCCGATGCCTCGGCGGCCGGGACGAATGCCGTCTATCTGCAGGTCGGCGCCTTTCAGAAATCCGCCGATGCCAACAACCAGAAAGCCAAACTGGCGTTGATGGGTTTTGAAACCAGCGTGTTCGAGGTCGAGACGCCCGACAGGGGCACCCTGTACCGCGTGCGCGTCGGCCCCTTCGCCAGCCCCGAGGAAATGAACCTTGCGCGCAACCAGTTGTCGGAAAGCGGCATACCTGCCAGTATCGTGAAGGTCAAGAATCAGCCGCAGTAAATGGAGAGTCTGGAGAATCCCATGCAAAAACCCGCCCGTTTCCTGTTTCGCTTCTTCGCCGCCTTCTGCCTGGCGCTGGGCCTGGGACTTGCCGGCAGCAGCTTCGCCGTCGAGCTTCAGGAAGGCAAGAACTTCGTCACTTTGCCGCAGCCGCAGCCGACCGAGGCGAAGGGCAAGATCGAGGTGACCGAGTTTTTCTGGTACGGCTGCCCGCATTGCTATGAATTCGAGCCGACGCTGAATGCCTGGGTGAAGACCTTGCCGGATGACGTGGTATTCCGCCGCGTGCCGGCGGATTTCGGCCGCTGGACCGGCGGTGTCCGGCTCTATTACACGTTGCAGGCGCTGGGCGTGGAAGAGCGCCTGCATGCGGAACTGTTCAACGCCATCCACCGCGAGCGCCTCAACTTCAACAGCCAGGCGGCAGTGGGCGACTGGCTGGCGAAAAAAGGCGTCGACCGCAAGAGGTTCGATGACGCCTATCGCTCCTTCACCGTGCAGGCGAACATCAGCCGCGCCCAGCAACTGACGCGCAGCCACGGGCTGGACGGCGTGCCGGCCGTCATCGTTGGCGGCAAATACCTGACCAACAACGTGATGGCCGGCGGCTACGAGCCGCTGCCGGCGATCATGAACGCACTCATTGCCCGCTTGCGCGCGGGGGGTGCGCAGGGTACGGCGGCTACGGCGAAAAGCGGCAAATAAGCCCGATGCCGACCGAGGCAGCAGCGTTACGCATTTTCATCACCGGCGCTTCGACGGGTATCGGCGCGGCGCTGGTCAGACAGTATGCGCAGCAGATCGGCAGCGCGGGCGTGCTGGGTCTGGTCGCGCGGCGGCATGATGCGCTGCAGGATCTGGCGGCGAGCCTGCCCTGCCGCTGCCTGCTGTATCCGCTGGACGTGCGCGATGCCAGCGCGCTGGCAGCGGCGGCCGAAGATTTCATGGCGCAGGCCGGTTTGCCGGATGTCGTCATCGCCAATGCCGGCATCAGCGTCGGCACGCTGACCGGGGAAGCGGCGGATTTGCCGGTTTTCGCCCGCGTGCTGGAAGTCAACGTGCTGGGCATGGTGAATACCTTCCATCCTTTCGTCGGCGCCATGCGCGCGGCGCGGCGCGGTCAACTGGTCGGCATCGCTTCGGTGGCGGGCATCCGCGGCCTGCCGGGGGCCAGCGCCTATTGCGCGTCCAAGGCGGCGGCCATCAGCTATCTGGAAGCGTTGCGGGTGGAGCTGCATGGCAGCGGGGTGACGGTGACGACCATCCTGCCCGGCTATGTGGCGACGCGGATGACCGCCACCAATCCCTATCGCATGCCGTTCATTCTGCCGGCCGAGGAAGCCGCGCGGCGCATCGCCCGGCTGGTCGCGCGCAAGGTCAGTTATGCGGTGATGCCCTGGCAGATGGCCATCGTCGCCAAGCTGTTGCGCCTGCTGCCGAACGGCGCATTCGACCGCCTGTTTGCCCGCGCCAAGCACAAGCCCCGGCAGTTGCCGCTGTAGCTCGCCCGGTGATAGATTGGGCCGCCAGAATACGCGGCACGGAGATCGTCATGAAGACAATCGGTCGACGCAAGGAGCGCCCCATCGGACGGTTTGCATCGGGCGCCCTCCTGGCTGAAGGCGCTCGATTCAATGAGGAAATACATCGTTTGCCCACAGGCGGCACGACTTTCGTTCCCAAAGGCATTTATCGCTTCAAGACACTTGAAGAGGCCGATCAGCATCGGCTTGATTGCCTTGCCAGGGGAATGGCAAGAGTAGCGCTGGAGCGAGCCAATGGATGCAATGAACAATGAAAATGAATATTGCCGCCCGGCCTCCCTGGAGGACCTGAAGGCACTGATTGCGTCGTTGAATCGACAACATGTCGATTACCTGCTCATCGGGGGATATGCCCTGTTTGTGCATGGTTACCATCGGGCCACAATGGATATTGACGTACTGGTTCCGGCAACGCTGGAATCGGGTGCCAGAGTCAAGGCGGCATTGATGATTTTGCCTGACCAGGCGGCAAAGGATCTGGAGCCGGCATGGTTTACGGAAGGTGAAAATATCCGGGTTGCCGATAGCTTTCTGGTCGATGTCATGCTGAATGCCTGCGGTGAAACCTACGACACACTCGAACAGTATGCGGTGACCGTAGATCTGGATGGCATTCCTGTTCGTACGCTCAACCTTGAAGGGCTGCTACGTACCAAGCAAACCATGCGTGACAAGGATGTGGCCGACAGGCATGTTCTGGAGCGCGCATTGAGACTGCGCCGGGAACAGGCGGAACAACCTGGGCAATCCGGGGAATAGTCTCGCCAAGAGCGCTTCCGCGCTGCGCTGTCATGTGACGCCGAATTCCGCCAGCAAGTGCTCGGGGGTGAGGATGCGGAAGCGGCCGGCCAGCAGGCGGTGGCGCGCCAGTTTGAGGAGCGCCTTGTCGCTGGTGACCAGCGCGGCGGCCTGGCTGTCGCGGGCGAGTTCGAGAAACTTCTGGTCGTCGCGGTCGCTGCATTTCGGCAGGCGCAGGGGTTCTTCCGCGTCGGTTGCCGACACGGTGGATGCCGCGGATGCCGACGTTTGCAGCCGGTTGCGGTAATCGGCCAGGATGCTTTGCTGCGCGTCCGGCGTCAGCGCGAATTCCGGGTAAGCCAGCACGCGCTCGAACTCGGCCAGGCAGTCGGTACGGCTCAGGGGCAGCAGCGTGCCGGCGTCGATCAGCGCCCGCAAAGGTGCCAGCCGGCTGCCGCCGGGACTGCGGTCGAAGACCCACAGCGACAGCAGGACGTTGGTGTCGAGGACGAGGCGCAGGAGCGGAAGTCCAGGAGCCGGGGATCGGGAATCAGGCGGCTTCGGTCTTGCCCGCCGTGTCGAGGCGGAACTTGACGTAGGCGCCGGGGGCGTCCTCGATGACCTTGAGTTTGCCCTTGGCCGGGTTGCGCGCGGGCACTTTCTCGTCGTTCAACGCGGTCACCCAGGCCTGCCAGTCGTTCCACCACGAACCCGGCTGCTGCTCGGTGATGTCGAACCATTCCTCGGGCGTTTCCGGCAGTTTTTTGGCATCGCTGGTCCAATAGCAATACTTGTTGGCGGCGGGCGGATTGACGATGCCGGCGATGTGGCCGGAGCCGCCGAGGACGAAGCGCACCGGGCCGGCCATGCGTCGCGCGCCCAGGTAGACGCTCTTCCACGGCGCGATGTGGTCCTCGATGGTGGAGATGAAATAGCTCGGCGTCCTGATCTGGTTGACGTCGATCGGCACGCCCGCCAGGGTGATGCCGCCCGGTTCCTTGAGCAGGTTTTTCATGTACATGTTGCGCAGGTAGTAGCTGTGCATCCTGTACGGCATGCGCGTGGAGTCGGAGTTCCAGTAGAGCAGGTC from Sterolibacterium denitrificans carries:
- a CDS encoding efflux transporter outer membrane subunit; this encodes MPKLIRRTSQLVLLMALAGCASGPDYQRPALSLLLPSQWFASDAAVAGAAPESVAALPDWRDYFTDTRLQALIDQALEHNRDLRIATARIAEARAIHGIERAGRWPQLEVLGRREAAHVPGDLGMTGQPQFSQRYDVGVELLNYELDFWGRVRRLDEAALAGYLASEEAQRAFRLALIADVANAYYSQCELRERAVLTRALAGNRSEVAQLSDQRRQAGLMGSMEYLRAAAAAEAARSDLAAIEQAGAAADHWLQLLVGKPIQETADAASPLPAIRPLAEQQLTPLAADLPADVLLRRPDVLAAEQRLIAANANIGAARAAFLPSLTLTGLLSTASSGLSNLFDAGSRAWIFKPQLRLPLFNSGRDAANVDLAEARTHVAVAEYEKTIQQAFREVADLLAARVRLDEQLQAQEANRRIQQERVELFEARYRAQISHYLEVLDARRDLQLADQAALQAKRAVLANAAQLYKALAGSGAAAGQTDRVAAVE
- a CDS encoding ABC transporter ATP-binding protein codes for the protein MPMSIPSSAENFVELRDVHFAYGERRILRGIDLRIPRGKIVAILGVSGSGKTTLLRLMGGQLRPAQGSVKVAGSEVPQLDNAGLYALRRDMGMMFQMGGLYSDMSVFDNIAFPMRELTDLSEEIIHDLVLMKLHAVGLRGAAGMMTGELSGGMARRVALARATALDPQLIMYDEPFAGLDPISLNVIANLIRTLNDALGVTSIVVTYDMSESLKVVDYAYFIHDGVVVAEGVAAEMFDSDNPFVHQFVHARPDGPVAFHYPGQPYAGDLGLA
- a CDS encoding response regulator transcription factor, translated to MNNTVFIVDDDAAVRDSLSLLLSLHGYRTTVFADAASLLGALQADWQGCLIIDIRMPGMDGLALQRELQARGCALPIIIITGHGDVASAREAFRAAAVDFLEKPLDEARLLQAIEESFSRQSASAAARQTQEQFSRRLKNLTPREQEVMEQVIAGRHNREIAALLGISVRTVEVHKARMMAKLDADNIPQLVRISLGADDAAS
- a CDS encoding type II toxin-antitoxin system VapC family toxin translates to MNFVLDNSVVMRWYFGGGATVDLEYASRVLDSMTSAGVLVPGVWSLEVANVLARAEAKGLTTEARTETFIGMLNRMDISIDGATSVQALSSILQLARRYNLSSYDASYLELAMREDLPLATLDDDLRRAAKRAGVAQFLGN
- a CDS encoding type II toxin-antitoxin system Phd/YefM family antitoxin, whose translation is MKIEVGAYEAKTKLPELLRGVQVGKQYTITNRGVAIADLVQAKTARHHETAAAVEQMKAFMAKNPVKDVDIKGLIEEGRA
- a CDS encoding porin, whose amino-acid sequence is MQKKLIALAVTGLLSTGAFAQSSAVTVYGVADLSFDVVKSSGFPGGALNVGSYTRVSSNGSYIGFKGTEDLGNGLKALFQLETGLNVDGNQGGNSLFGDGTTRDSFVGLNGGFGEVKLGTLTTPTRALGTAMDVNAGSTGIGDNKALLNRAGFDTRQGNAVQYTTPSMAGFSAAAAYVSGEDKRANALSPRNSSAWDLGLNYNNGPILLGLAYVTGQEKNTWDDKLRNLRVAGAYDFGVASIRLVWDQVKEKDNAGYDFKQSVWGIGGTYNVVPNGKLIAQFYKAADEKYNGVKAADSGAKLFEIGYEHSLSKRTMLKVVYARLNNEDNANFNFATNPVRKPGNNWSVPGIDPSGLQIGIRHSF
- a CDS encoding Fic family protein; amino-acid sequence: MLLFDALGFHWNRLALPAALPVHSIERVCFRFHRMLPEFVWDAGVLEGNPVTFPEVKTLLDGITIGGRRISDQEQILNLAESARRLLAMVKTNQFSLRKQTFTELNGIVARNEALEWGVFRGEGQEQNYTPDVGLGEHGRHTPLPTLPGAPELNRVFHEGTTALQACPPFEQATAFFLFGALQQFFFDGNKRTSRFMMNGVLMSHGIDAISVPAARAQEFNEKMVRFYLNRDATEMMAFLAACHPDTADASPR